In Apium graveolens cultivar Ventura chromosome 10, ASM990537v1, whole genome shotgun sequence, the following are encoded in one genomic region:
- the LOC141691718 gene encoding uncharacterized protein LOC141691718 → MHSRVCFSDRDVTTGLCNGTRLIVTRLCKWSIRGNIISGAKIGQNVTIPRIIMSPKESKWPFKLNRLQLPIASCFAMTINKSQGQSLKRVGLYLPGQVFTHGQVYVAISRMTGIEGSVIVNANSEVKDQALIKNIVYKEVFNNIQAPTRDTVQIHGLKTNLLDAFRYTNSLC, encoded by the exons atgcATTCTCGTGTGTGCTTCTCGGACAGAGATGTGACAACAGGTCTTTGTAATGGGACACGATTAATAGTCACACGCCTGTGCAAGTGGTCTATCCGAGGAAACATAATTTCTGGAGCAAAAATTGGTCAAAATGTCACCATCCCGCGTATCATCATGTCCCCAAAAGAATCAAAATGGCCATTCAAACTTAATAGGCTTCAGCTGCCGATAGCGTCGTGTTTCGCGATGACAATCAATAAAAGCCAGGGCCAATCTTTGAAACGTGTAGGCTTGTATCTGCCTGGCCAGGTATTCACCCATGGCCAGGTTTATGTGGCTATATCTAGGATGACCGGAATAGAAGGGTCGGTCATAGTCAATGCTAATAGTGAGGTAAAGGATCAGGCACTTATCAAGAACATTGTTTACAAAGAGGTCTTCAACAACATTCAGGCGCCGACACGTGACACT GTTCAAATACATGGTCTCAAAACCAACCTTCTTGATGCATTTAGATACACCAACAGcctgtgttag
- the LOC141691719 gene encoding uncharacterized protein LOC141691719 — protein sequence MEAYPLAEIDDIMQKLGKSLKDIDGMPQLDSSLTQDLTNRLLNEELDYDRPSLKTLHEKSLNALNQFQRSAYDAILHSIQHDEGKLFFISSHGGTGKIFLWNTIASKLRSKSLIVLPVATSGLASVLLPNGRTTHSRFHIPLDITAESICEIKHGTQLAKPIQKTSLIIWDEAPMTHKYCFEALDKTLRDLMSIRYDNSRARPFGGLTVVCGGDFHQILPVIPQGERADIIDASLNSSYLWPHFEIYELKQNMRLHKEGIDAVEAEKIALFDKWLLQIGDGSLYDDSAHEIIRIPP from the coding sequence ATGGAGGCATATCCATTGGCTGAAATTGATGATATTATGCAAAAATTAGGCAAGAGCCTGAAAGACATAGATGGGATGCCGCAGCTAGATTCTTCCCTCACGCAGGACTTGACAAATAGATTACTAAACGAGGAATTGGATTATGATCGGCCATCTTTGAAGACCTTGCATGAAAAGTCGCTAAATGCTTTAAACCAATTCCAGAGAAGTGCTTATGATGCAATTTTACACTCTATTCAGCATGATGAAGGCAAGTTGTTCTTCATCAGTAGTCATGGTGGCACCGGGAAAATATTCTTATGGAATACAATCGCTTCTAAATTAAGATCAAAATCATTAATAGTCCTACCTGTTGCTACTTCTGGGTTAGCATCGGTGTTATTGCCCAATGGTCGGACAACTCACTCCCGATTTCACATCCCATTAGACATAACAGCTGAATCTATATGCGAGATCAAACATGGTACACAATTAGCCAAACCCATTCAAAAAACTTCTCTCATTATTTGGGATGAGGCACCGATGACCCACAAATATTGTTTTGAGGCTCTGGATAAAACCTTAAGAGATTTAATGAGCATACGGTATGATAATAGTCGGGCTAGGCCCTTTGGAGGCCTTACAGTCGTGTGTGGTGGAGATTTTCACCAAATTCTGCCAGTTATTCCACAAGGTGAACGTGCAGATATTATTGACGCCTCACTTAACTCATCTTATCTTTGGCCACACTTCGAGATTTATGAGCTAAAGCAGAATATGAGGCTCCACAAGGAAGGGATTGATGCAGTAGAGGCCGAAAAAATAGCATTATTTGATAAATGGCTCTTACAAATAGGAGATGGTTCACTGTACGATGATTCAGCACATGAAATAATAAGAATTCCACCATAG